AGGCCGGCCCGGACGAGGAACGCCGCGCGCAGCGCCCCCTGGTGCCCCGACAACCCGCCGAAGAACCCGCTCAGCAACCCTCCGACAGGAAGCCAGCGCGTCGGGAACTCCAGGCGGTCGGCCGCCGGCGAGATCTCGAGGAGTGCGAAGGCGACCATCAGCGCCGCCATCGCGAGGTTGATCGGCTCGATCGCGAAGCTGCGCGGGCCCCAGGACCACGTCGCGACGGGAGCGAGCGACGAGAGCCCGACGAGCGCCGCCGCCCCCGCGAAGGACGCGACGATGGCGGGGATCCCGAAGCGCAGCACGACCCCGCGATCGGCGCGGCGGCCGAGGAGCGCCAGCTTGAACAGGTTGTTGAGGAGGTGGACGACCGCCGTCATGGCGACCGCCAGGTCGGCCGGGAAGAACAACGCGAACGCCGGCAGCAGGATCGTCCCCAGCCCGAATCCGGAGAACAACGTGAGCGCCGAGGCGCCGAGGGCCACGAGCGGAACGAGCAGGAGCTCCATGGCGCGGTAGACTGCGCGATCCGGGAGGGAATCGCCATGGCCCTGACGTGGATCCACGAGGACAACCCGAGCTGGGACGCCGGCAAGGACCGCATCCTCGGCGGCGCCCCCGCGGGGGTGTTCGACCTTTCGCATCTGCGCCAGGGGAGCCTCGCCCCGGGCGAGTGGTTCCGCGTCGAGGACGGCGGCGCGATCGTCGGATACGGCTGGATGGACTGCACCTGGGGGGATGCGGAGGTCCTCCTGGCGGTCGACCCGTCCGCGCGGTCGAGGGGGGTCGGGGCGTTCATCCTCGACGGCCTCGAGAAGGAAGCCGCCTCGCGCGGCCTGAACTACCTCTACAACGCCGTGCGCCCCACGCACCCGGACGGGGAGCACGTGACGCGCTGGCTCGTCTCGCACGGATTCGCGCCGTCGGGGGACGGCCTGCTCAAACGCCGCGTGCACCGCTGAGGCTCCGTCCACGCGCTGGCGCGAAACCGCCCGCATCGACGTAATCGAGAGCATGGGCGATCGCGCGTTCCGAACGAAGCTCCTACTCGCCTTCGCGGCGGTTTACCTCATCTGGGGATCGACCTACCTCGCCATCCGCTACGCGGTCGAGACGCTTCCGCCGTTCGGCATGGCGTCGGCGCGGTTTCTCCTCGCGGGGTCGATCCTCTTCGCCGCGGCTCGCCTTCGGGGCGCCGGCTCCCCGACGCCGCGCATGTGGCGCGACGCGACGATCGTCGGGTCGCTGCTGCTTCTCGGTGGGAACGGCCTCGTCACCTGGGCCGAGCAGAGGGTTCCCTCGGGGATCGCGGCGCTGATCGTCGCCTGCGTGCCCCTCTTCATGGTCGCCCTCCAGCGCCGCGTCCCCGGAGTCCGCGAGGGGGCGGGCCTGGCCGGAGGACTGATCGGGATCGTGCTGCTGGTCGGTCGACCCGGGAGCGACGGCGCCGTCGATCTCCTCGGCGCGGGAGCGCTCGTCCTCGCGTCGCTGTCGTGGGCGGTCGGGTCTCTGTTCTCGCGCCGGGCGGTCCTCCCCGAGTCGGGGCTCCTCGCGACGGGGATGGAGATGCTCGGCGGCGGCGCCGCGCTCGCGATCGTGTCGCTGCTGCGCGGCGAGCCGGCGTCGTTCGACGCGGCGCGCGTGACCGCCTCGTCCTGTCTGGCGCTCGCCTACCTCGTGACCTTCGGGGCGATCGTCGGGTACAGCGCGTACATGTGGCTTCTCTCCGCGACGACCCCCGCGCGGGCCGCGACGTACGCCTACGTCAACCCCGTCGTCGCCGTGTTCCTCGGCTGGGCGATCGCCGGGGAGCCCCTGACCGGACGCACCGTCGCGGCGGCGGCCGTGATCGTCGTTTCGGTGGCCCTGATCGTGAGCGCCCCTTCGCGCGGCCGCTAGAATGCCGCGATCGGAGGTCGCTCACGCATGCGTCGACTCGCCGCGCTCGTCCTCGTCCTCGGCACGTCCGCTCCCGCGCTCGCGCAGGCGGATGCCTCCAAACGCAGGCTGCTGGCGGGAGCGGGGGCCGTCGCGACCACCGGCGCGGCGGCCGATTCCGCGCCGAAGGAGGAGGCGGCGCCGGGGTTTCTCCCGCTTCCAAGCAAGCTGATCGCGGAGGCCGGCGGCACGAGCGGCGCGGAGGTCGCGGGCCCCGATACGCCGCGCGGCGCGGTCGTCGCGTACCTGCGCGCGTCGCGGGCCCGGAGCTGGGCGGAGGCCGCGCACTACCTCGACCTCGCGGACGTTCCCGAGGCGGAGCGGGCCGCCGCGGGTCCCATGCTCGCGCGCCGGCTGAAGATCGTCCTCGACCAGAAGTTGTGGATCGACACGAGCTCCCTGTCGCCGCTGCCCGGCGGCGAGCCCGAGGACGGACTTCCGGACGAAGTCGACCGGGTGGGCGCCATCGAGGCGGATGGGACCTCCTACGAGATCAACCTCTGGAAGCGCGAGCCGGAGCCGGGGAAGTTCGTCTGGCAGTTCACGCCCGGAACCCTCAGGCGCCTCGAGCCCCTGTACGAGGCTTACGGCTGGGGGGCGCTGGGCGACCGGATCCCGGACTGGCTGACGGGGACCCGGGTCGGCAACGTCGCGGCGTGGCAGTGGATCGGCCTCGTCCTCCTCGCCGCGATCGCCTACGGCCTCTCGTTCTCGGTCAACTGGACCTTCTACCGCGTCCTTCGATTCATCACGCGGCGCACCCATACGACCCTCGACGACGTCGTCATCGACGCGGCCTACCGACCCGTGCGCGGAATGATGGCGCTGCTGCTGTTCATCGTGGGGTCGGTGGTGCTGCACCTGTCGATCCCGGCGCGGCAGGGGGTGATGCGCCTCGCGGGGCTGATCTGGATCGCGCTCGTGGCGTGGGCGCTCGTCCGCCTGGTCGA
This portion of the Candidatus Polarisedimenticolaceae bacterium genome encodes:
- a CDS encoding TSUP family transporter, which translates into the protein MELLLVPLVALGASALTLFSGFGLGTILLPAFALFFPADLAVAMTAVVHLLNNLFKLALLGRRADRGVVLRFGIPAIVASFAGAAALVGLSSLAPVATWSWGPRSFAIEPINLAMAALMVAFALLEISPAADRLEFPTRWLPVGGLLSGFFGGLSGHQGALRAAFLVRAGLSKEAFLATGISVACLVDLTRLSVYAGHFSASGVRENLGLVAAATAAAFAGAFAGTRLMHKVTLRAVKRTVAAMLVLIAVLLAAGVV
- a CDS encoding GNAT family N-acetyltransferase — encoded protein: MALTWIHEDNPSWDAGKDRILGGAPAGVFDLSHLRQGSLAPGEWFRVEDGGAIVGYGWMDCTWGDAEVLLAVDPSARSRGVGAFILDGLEKEAASRGLNYLYNAVRPTHPDGEHVTRWLVSHGFAPSGDGLLKRRVHR
- the yedA gene encoding drug/metabolite exporter YedA produces the protein MGDRAFRTKLLLAFAAVYLIWGSTYLAIRYAVETLPPFGMASARFLLAGSILFAAARLRGAGSPTPRMWRDATIVGSLLLLGGNGLVTWAEQRVPSGIAALIVACVPLFMVALQRRVPGVREGAGLAGGLIGIVLLVGRPGSDGAVDLLGAGALVLASLSWAVGSLFSRRAVLPESGLLATGMEMLGGGAALAIVSLLRGEPASFDAARVTASSCLALAYLVTFGAIVGYSAYMWLLSATTPARAATYAYVNPVVAVFLGWAIAGEPLTGRTVAAAAVIVVSVALIVSAPSRGR
- a CDS encoding mechanosensitive ion channel family protein, with product MRRLAALVLVLGTSAPALAQADASKRRLLAGAGAVATTGAAADSAPKEEAAPGFLPLPSKLIAEAGGTSGAEVAGPDTPRGAVVAYLRASRARSWAEAAHYLDLADVPEAERAAAGPMLARRLKIVLDQKLWIDTSSLSPLPGGEPEDGLPDEVDRVGAIEADGTSYEINLWKREPEPGKFVWQFTPGTLRRLEPLYEAYGWGALGDRIPDWLTGTRVGNVAAWQWIGLVLLAAIAYGLSFSVNWTFYRVLRFITRRTHTTLDDVVIDAAYRPVRGMMALLLFIVGSVVLHLSIPARQGVMRLAGLIWIALVAWALVRLVDGLLHTITRRMVEQGRSESLATLAVMRRTLKALVIFLAVLAALQNWGVNVSSLLAGLGIVGIAVSLAAQKTIENVFGGIVLSADQPVRVGDFCRFGDKEGTIEDIGLRSTRVRTLDRTVISVPNAEFSTVQIENFNVRDKIRLRTVLNLRYETTPDQLRFLLTNLRELLLAHPKVDPEGLRVRFIAFGAASLDVEVLAYVQSRDFNEFAAIREDILLRVMDLVGAAGTGFAFPSQTLYLRRDAGNDEEARTRAESQVRDWRSRGTLPFPEIPPERATELRGTLDYPPRGSGEAPPPKPVEEG